The proteins below come from a single Ochotona princeps isolate mOchPri1 chromosome 6, mOchPri1.hap1, whole genome shotgun sequence genomic window:
- the RNASE13 gene encoding probable inactive ribonuclease-like protein 13, with amino-acid sequence MAAAVAWLLFFQLFLGPDILISVDLKSASNNFRILHFDYPKVNFAAGFLGYCNGIMSYVRGRMEHWYCPQVHYVIHAPWKVIYKSCKLSKNFCENYNKYCTLTQDSFPVTICSLSPQQPPTSCYYNSTLTNKQLYLLCSGRYDAEPIGIIGLY; translated from the coding sequence ATGGCagcagctgtggcctggctccttttcttccagctttttctgGGGCCAGATATTCTTATTTccgttgatctgaagtcagcctCCAACAACTTCCGTATCTTACACTTCGACTACCCCAAGGTTAACTTTGCAGCGGGTTTCCTGGGCTATTGTAATGGAATTATGTCCTATGTGAGGGGAAGAATGGAACACTGGTACTGCCCACAGGTCCATTATGTGATACATGCTCCCTGGAAAGTCATCTACAAGTCCTGCAAACTTAGCAAGAACTTCTGTGAGAACTACAACAAATACTGCACACTTACCCAGGACAGCTTCCCTGTCACGATCTGCAGCCTGAGCCCTCAACAGCCACCCACAAGCTGCTACTACAACAGCACCCTCACCAACAAACAGCTCTACCTGCTCTGTTCTGGCAGATATGACGCAGAGCCAATCGGCATCATAGGTCTCTACTAG
- the LOC101527384 gene encoding ribonuclease 8: MTPAQVGFCPLLLLLLLGLWLSPSIVSAKPKDMTSAKWFETQHVQPHPQPCSSAMPQVNYYKRHCKNHNTFLHQSLTSVITTCDTPNRTCKNGHGNCHESPEPVSMTMCQLVSGLYPNCKYKEDHLTKSYIVACDPPQQGDPQQYKLVPVHLDGVF; this comes from the coding sequence ATGACACCAGCCCAAGTAGGATTCTgccccctgctgctgctcctgctactAGGACTGTGGCTGTCCCCGAGCATAGTGAGTGCCAAGCCCAAGGACATGACCTCAGCTAAGTGGTTCGAAACACAGCATGTGCAACCCCACCCTCAACCATGTAGCTCAGCAATGCCCCAGGTCAACTACTACAAAAGACACTGCAAAAACCACAACACCTTCCTGCACCAGTCCTTGACCAGTGTgatcaccacctgtgacaccccCAACAGAACCTGCAAGAATGGCCATGGAAACTGCCACGAGAGCCCAGAGCCCGTGTCCATGACCATGTGTCAGCTCGTCTCAGGGTTGTACCCAAACTGCAAGTACAAAGAGGATCACCTGACAAAATCTTACATAGTGGCTTGTGACCCTCCCCAGCAAGGTGACCCTCAACAGTACAAGCTGGTGCCTGTGCATCTGGATGGGGTCTTTTAG